A region of Pseudoalteromonas aliena SW19 DNA encodes the following proteins:
- a CDS encoding SAM-dependent methyltransferase → MDSELLNRYRNAITHLLNEPADAGLMKPFINDLKNYLGNITSISTDLDMNDWNDENTSQGVAISPVQAAKCIEETLRTQIFMQGVKLAIEERLKATTDDIHVLYAGTGPYGTLLIPYLGLATNSRIKVTLIDIHPENISAIKKLVKHFSITQNIVAITCDDATCWQAPPSQQFDIIISETMTALLKREPQVFIFSHLYQYLHNSGTLIPQNISLKAWLTPFKSLMSAEANTTDDILLKEFYCLNIDEARRLNAGDASSFKGNMLIPNGVDTNYRLKLTTDIQVYKHHKLTENQCSLNIPLIFLPHDAQLRGGEAIHYEYITPNNADFIFTFPIKNTIKTMNELARFTDLNNLGLPGVKRMFEHAQAAKSGHPFSIADDEWALWTELLDSLTLPYHETTAALYQSQRIEEFEHWLVTNSNLKSL, encoded by the coding sequence ATGGATAGTGAGTTACTGAACAGATACCGCAATGCGATTACACATTTGCTAAATGAGCCAGCCGATGCGGGCTTGATGAAGCCTTTTATCAACGATTTAAAAAATTACTTAGGGAATATTACGTCTATTTCAACTGACTTAGATATGAATGACTGGAATGATGAAAATACATCCCAAGGCGTTGCAATTTCTCCCGTACAAGCAGCTAAATGCATAGAAGAAACTCTTCGTACGCAAATCTTTATGCAAGGTGTTAAACTCGCTATTGAAGAACGTTTAAAAGCAACGACTGATGATATTCATGTTCTTTATGCCGGTACAGGTCCTTATGGCACGTTACTTATTCCTTATTTAGGTCTTGCCACAAACTCACGTATAAAAGTCACACTCATTGACATTCATCCAGAAAACATCAGTGCAATTAAAAAGCTAGTAAAGCACTTTTCAATCACCCAAAACATTGTTGCAATTACGTGTGATGACGCAACTTGCTGGCAAGCGCCCCCCTCTCAGCAATTTGACATCATTATTTCAGAAACTATGACAGCGCTATTAAAGCGAGAACCTCAAGTGTTCATTTTCTCTCATTTATACCAATACCTGCATAATTCTGGCACCTTGATCCCACAAAATATTTCTTTAAAGGCATGGCTAACACCTTTTAAATCTTTAATGTCTGCAGAAGCTAATACTACAGATGACATACTCCTAAAAGAGTTTTATTGCTTAAACATCGACGAAGCAAGGCGTTTAAATGCAGGAGACGCATCTTCTTTCAAAGGTAATATGCTGATCCCAAATGGCGTTGATACTAATTACAGACTCAAACTAACAACCGACATTCAAGTATACAAACACCATAAACTAACGGAAAATCAATGTAGTTTAAATATACCGCTTATTTTTTTACCTCATGATGCGCAGCTTCGTGGCGGTGAAGCTATTCATTATGAATACATAACACCTAACAATGCAGACTTTATATTTACATTCCCAATAAAAAACACGATTAAAACGATGAATGAATTGGCAAGATTTACAGATCTCAATAACTTGGGATTGCCTGGTGTAAAGCGTATGTTTGAGCATGCGCAAGCAGCTAAATCCGGTCACCCTTTTAGTATTGCCGACGATGAATGGGCA
- a CDS encoding phytanoyl-CoA dioxygenase family protein, protein MQNELIAKVPPPHTITQNTLPCYKETGGLGLFQLKRMWHKAQLQKQGCADKKIIEDEWSLDVMIIDTLGLGLTPAIESIFASDSFFEFENWVKKVHGRVISNAKRNQLNKNIVSFFEETDIKNETASVETPRHYILTPLQWQSWDDNGYVIIPALVSKKLCEDVCNMLYERLKMDKNNPASWYSCHAHKQGIMVQIFNDITMQVIRSLPQVRDVFEQLWGRENLIVSTDRISFNPPQTESWQFPGPNLHWDINFNKPLTFATQGLLYLTDVAAEQGAFSCVPGFHKKIDNWLANLPKNTNPHSFDFDKCHSTPLAAKAGSLIVWRHTLPHGSCPNKGSRPRIVQYINMAPLK, encoded by the coding sequence ATGCAAAATGAGTTGATAGCAAAAGTGCCACCTCCGCACACAATAACGCAGAATACACTTCCTTGTTATAAAGAAACTGGGGGCTTAGGCCTATTTCAATTAAAGCGAATGTGGCACAAAGCACAGTTACAAAAACAAGGCTGTGCGGATAAAAAAATAATAGAAGACGAATGGTCGCTTGATGTCATGATCATTGACACTTTAGGTTTAGGGCTCACTCCGGCTATAGAGTCTATTTTTGCGAGTGATAGTTTTTTCGAATTTGAAAATTGGGTAAAAAAAGTGCATGGCAGAGTTATTTCAAACGCAAAAAGAAATCAGCTTAATAAAAACATTGTTTCATTTTTTGAGGAAACAGACATAAAAAATGAAACAGCATCAGTAGAGACGCCTCGTCACTATATTTTAACGCCACTGCAGTGGCAAAGCTGGGATGATAATGGTTATGTTATTATTCCAGCGTTGGTGTCAAAAAAATTATGTGAAGACGTTTGTAATATGCTTTATGAACGTTTAAAAATGGATAAAAACAACCCCGCTTCATGGTATAGCTGTCATGCGCATAAACAGGGGATTATGGTACAAATATTTAATGATATAACCATGCAAGTTATACGCTCTCTTCCTCAAGTTCGAGATGTTTTTGAGCAACTTTGGGGAAGAGAAAACTTAATAGTAAGCACTGATAGGATTAGTTTTAATCCACCGCAGACAGAAAGTTGGCAGTTTCCTGGGCCAAATCTTCACTGGGATATAAACTTTAATAAACCACTCACCTTTGCAACGCAAGGGTTGTTGTACCTTACTGACGTTGCCGCTGAGCAAGGTGCGTTTAGTTGTGTACCTGGCTTTCATAAAAAAATAGATAACTGGCTAGCTAACTTACCTAAAAATACTAATCCACACTCTTTTGATTTCGATAAATGCCACAGCACTCCATTAGCGGCAAAAGCAGGTAGCTTAATTGTTTGGCGACATACATTACCGCACGGTAGTTGTCCAAATAAGGGAAGTAGACCTCGTATTGTACAATATATAAACATGGCTCCATTAAAGTAA